The Sulfurihydrogenibium sp. YO3AOP1 genome has a window encoding:
- a CDS encoding ATP-binding protein, which translates to MILRNLSIKLKTSLSIAIYVLIILTGSIIFTVSNFYDRILNDRILSLEENITSLAESYKEKIIVKNFEKIDELVNFLIRNKAIKQVYVLDKDGTIIGSNNLSLLGYKYNEKNINGLAKFIYDLKVDTEIIGKLIVFYDIKTIESELKEDIEKIVYPLSIVVLFIFIATFTGIFFISSILVKPLVELKEKIINLFNLDFQDLKDIVNLKPVIKQEKKCDKGISTTCWLTSENAGEILFDIGSKAIKECPKCQIFNNLSGDEINKLTFSFYIMISSLNDYINKLEEAHKERETLGCMAAMGEMSAKIAHEIKNALYSISNAANYIKTNSDNEIIKEFGKIIKEESSRLNEMTVSFLNFSKLIEPKFGYTNINKVIEDAVKLLVYDCEDYNIKLELNLDKNLPSSMVDENLFKQVIVNLVLNSIDAIKEKNIQDGYIKISTYYNKDKNKIQIIVEDNGIGIKQEHKDKIFKPFFTTKQKGTGLGLPMVYKIVFLHKGTINLISEYGKYTKFIIELPLEVNDDV; encoded by the coding sequence GATTTTGTCCTTAGAAGAAAATATAACAAGTCTTGCAGAAAGCTACAAAGAAAAAATCATTGTTAAAAACTTTGAAAAAATAGATGAGCTTGTAAATTTCCTTATAAGAAATAAAGCTATAAAACAGGTTTATGTATTAGATAAAGATGGAACAATAATAGGCAGTAATAACTTATCTTTGCTGGGTTATAAATATAATGAAAAAAACATTAACGGTTTGGCAAAGTTTATCTATGATTTAAAAGTGGATACAGAAATTATTGGAAAATTAATAGTTTTTTATGACATTAAAACTATCGAAAGTGAACTAAAAGAAGATATTGAAAAAATAGTATACCCCCTTTCTATAGTAGTTTTATTTATATTTATTGCCACATTTACCGGAATTTTCTTTATTTCAAGCATATTAGTAAAACCACTTGTTGAGCTGAAAGAAAAAATAATAAACCTTTTCAATTTAGATTTTCAAGATCTAAAAGATATTGTTAATTTAAAACCTGTTATAAAACAAGAAAAAAAATGTGATAAGGGTATATCTACAACTTGTTGGCTGACTTCTGAAAATGCTGGAGAAATTCTTTTTGATATTGGCAGTAAAGCCATAAAAGAATGTCCAAAATGTCAAATATTTAACAATCTATCTGGAGATGAGATAAATAAGCTAACGTTTAGTTTTTATATTATGATTTCTTCATTGAATGATTATATAAATAAACTTGAGGAAGCACATAAAGAAAGAGAAACCTTAGGCTGTATGGCAGCAATGGGAGAGATGAGTGCAAAAATAGCCCATGAAATAAAAAATGCGCTTTATTCTATATCAAATGCAGCAAACTATATAAAAACAAACTCTGATAATGAGATTATAAAAGAGTTTGGAAAAATCATAAAAGAGGAAAGCAGCAGACTAAATGAAATGACTGTATCTTTTTTAAACTTTTCTAAATTAATAGAGCCAAAATTTGGCTATACAAACATCAACAAAGTTATAGAAGATGCAGTTAAACTTTTAGTCTACGATTGTGAAGATTATAATATAAAACTTGAGCTAAATCTTGATAAAAACTTACCATCATCAATGGTCGATGAAAACTTATTCAAACAAGTAATTGTTAATCTTGTTTTGAACTCTATCGATGCTATAAAAGAAAAAAACATTCAAGACGGCTATATAAAAATTTCCACTTATTACAACAAAGATAAAAACAAAATACAAATAATCGTTGAAGATAATGGAATAGGAATTAAACAAGAGCATAAAGATAAGATTTTTAAGCCATTTTTTACTACAAAACAGAAAGGAACAGGTCTTGGCTTGCCTATGGTTTACAAAATTGTTTTCTTACATAAAGGAACGATTAACCTTATTTCAGAATATGGAAAATACACTAAATTTATAATAGAACTACCTTTAGAGGTAAATGATGATGTTTAA